A region from the Silene latifolia isolate original U9 population chromosome 7, ASM4854445v1, whole genome shotgun sequence genome encodes:
- the LOC141592487 gene encoding uncharacterized protein LOC141592487: MLVGSSLSFQSIIHSRRYRHNICKELLLVKSKSRTRFGITRCKILGSVNRQPDKMRLFVLSDLHTDYAENMTWVNCISTSNHQEDILLVAGDVAETYDNFLSTMSLLRKRFKHVFYVPGNHDLWCRTGENFLDSLEKLNALLHACDELGVDSKPKIIGDLGIIPLFSWYHESFDTEQDITGPRIPSLEMVCKDFHVCKWPAELSERDASLARFFDAMNEKHAHSIEEIQQKCKNIITFSHFLPRLDLCPEKRMLFYPNLPKIIGSNYLETRIRLIHGAKGRETACHVFGHTHFGWDASLDGIRYVQAPLAYPRERKRRMNGGEDWLPFCLHSEGKFTDRQHFYWSDYYSVNAREPDNLQPAPWVAKFYKRRVQ; encoded by the exons ATGTTGGTTGGGTCATCGTTGTCGTTCCAAAGTATAATACACTCAAGGAGATATAGACACAATATTTGTAAAGAGCTACTGTTGGTGAAATCCAAAAGCAGGACAAGGTTTGGTATCACAAGATGTAAGATACTTGGTTCAGTGAACAGACAGCCTGATAAGATGAGGCTCTTTGTACTGTCAGACTTGCATACTGATTATGCGGAGAATATGACGTGGGTGAATTGCATATCTACCAGTAACCACCAGGAGGATATTCTGCTTGTTGCAGGAGATGTAGCTGAGACGTATGATAACTTTTTATCGACCATGTCTTTGTTAAGGAAGAGATTCAAGCACGTGTTCTATGTTCCTGGAAACCATGATCTTTGGTGCCGCACGGGCGAAAATTTT CTTGATTCACTTGAAAAGCTCAATGCACTGCTTCATGCATGCGATGAACTTGGCGTGGATTCAAAACCAAAGATCATAGGCGATTTAGGAATCATACCACTCTTCTCATGGTATCACGAG AGCTTTGATACAGAGCAGGACATAACTGGACCGAGGATTCCTTCTCTGGAGATG GTGTGCAAAGATTTCCATGTGTGCAAGTGGCCTGCTGAGCTCAGTGAGAGGGATGCTTCTCTGGCTCGTTTTTTTGACGCTATGAATGAGAAACATGCCCATAGTATTGAAGAAATCCAGCAAAAATGTAAAAATATTATTACATTTTCCCATTTTTTACCTAG GCTAGATCTATGCCCAGAGAAAAGGATGCTTTTCTATCCAAACCTTCCTAAGATTATTGGATCCAACTATCTTGAGACTCGGATAAGGTTGATACATGGGGCCAAAGGAAGGGAAACCGCATGCCATGTGTTTGGCCACACCCATTTCGGCTGGGATGCTTCTCTTGATGGTATCAG GTATGTGCAGGCACCGTTGGCCTACCCAAGAGAACGTAAAAGAAGGATGAACGGGGGAGAAGATTGGTTGCCATTCTGCTTACATTCTGAAGGAAAATTTACTGACAGGCAGCATTTTTACTGGTCAGATTACTATTCAGTAAATGCCAGAGAGCCAGATAATCTGCAACCTGCACCATGGGTTGCCAAGTTTTACAAAAGACGGGTGCAATAG
- the LOC141592490 gene encoding uncharacterized protein LOC141592490, translating into MYRLAVKRLLQQSLRSTIVINRPSIIASSSSSLASSFRFCSSSPQNPNPNPNIPHQSQFTDSTKTTSEKETPRKRHVTEYQEEQSRVLHASLRHVNRLGWGEAAMMAGAREVGISPSIVGAFPRKEAALVEFFMDECLERLVDIIESSDDLKNLIPSERIAKLLKSRLEMQAPYITKWPQALSIQAMPANLSTSFKQRAALVDEIWHAAGDESSDLDWYVKRTVLGGIYSTTEVYMLTDKSPDFRDTWTFLNSRIRDAFDLKKSFQEAQYLAESVGAGLGGSMQGLFKGLKL; encoded by the exons ATGTATCGTCTCGCCGTTAAACGCCTCCTTCAACAATCACTCCGATCAACCATCGTCATTAATCGTCCTTCCATCATcgcctcttcatcatcatcattagcatCATCATTTCGATTTTGTTCGTCTTCTCcgcaaaaccctaaccctaaccctaacattCCTCATCAATCGCAATTCACTGACTCGACTAAAACGACGTCGGAGAAGGAAACTCCTCGGAAACGTCATGTCACTGAGTACCAGGAAGAACAGTCACGTGTTCTCCACGCTTCTCTTCGTCACGTG AATAGGCTAGGGTGGGGCGAGGCAGCTATGATGGCAGGTGCAAGGGAAGTTGGAATCTCTCCTTCTATCGTGGGAGCTTTTCCTAGGAAAGAAGCTGCACTTGTTGAG TTTTTCATGGATGAGTGTCTAGAAAGACTTGTCGATATAATCGAGTCCAGTGATGATCTGAAAAATCTGATTCCAAGTGAGCGCATTGCCAAACTTCTAAAGAGTCGGCTAGAGATGCAGGCTCCTTATATAACAAAGTGGCCCCAGGCTCTTAGCATTCAG GCAATGCCAGCAAATTTGTCAACAAGTTTTAAGCAACGTGCTGCGCTGGTGGATGAGATCTGGCACGCTGCAGGCGATGAATCTTCTGATCTTGATTGGTATGTGAAGCGAACAGTGCTTGGAGGAATATATTCCACTACTGAGGTTTATATGCTGACCGATAAATCTCCAG ATTTCCGTGACACGTGGACATTCTTGAATTCACGAATTAGAGATGCTTTTGATTTAAAGAAGTCTTTTCAAGAG GCTCAATATCTGGCAGAAAGTGTAGGCGCAGGATTGGGTGGCTCAATGCAAGGACTATTTAAAGGACTCAAATTATGA